TAATCTAATCTTGGTTTCCCGATCTTGTACCGACAACGGACCACGACGCACTATCACTAATCTAGGAGTAGTAGTAATAAATATTGTTTCTACTTCTCCAGAACTAAATTCATGTTCCACCTGTTGCCAATTATCATCTGGCTGAAATCTAACGGATTGAGCATTATCGCGGCTAATCGCTAAACCATAGCTTTGTAAACCATCTGTACCATACCGAGGATTGATCATTAAACCCCAGGGAATCACTTGGGACGGTGGGGCGTTGAACTTTTCGTCTTCAAAGTCGAACTTAGCAGATGCTTTCATGATTTTAGAATATCAGCGTGTTTAGTTTAATAAGTCTATCGTTTGTACCATATTTTGTACCATCTATCTCCGAGATTAGACACTTTCTGAATTAGATTGTAACAATTTTTGTTTAAATCCATTAATTCATCCCTTCTTATCTGCGTTTATCTGCGTTTATCTGCGTTCAATTATTCTTAATCTCCTACTCTATTTGATATTAGGGCAATTCATCAATTACCCTAACAACTTATCTCAACTACAATGCACCAGCCGCAGTTTTATCAAGAACACCATTACTTAAATGGCCAGTAATATTCATCGCTTGCAGAACTGGATAACCTTGAATCCCATGAGGATAATCAATGACACTCACAGCCCCATTACCTTGACGGAAGTTCCAGAAATTCTCGTTAGATAAACCGAGAATATGACACAACAAGGTTTTATTAGTGGCATCATGGGCGACGACCAATCCTAGTTGTAATTGCTGCGATTGGGCATTTTCGACTATAGTATTCCAATCAGCAACACTGCGTTCTTTTACCTGTGTTAAATTTTCTCCTTGTGGCATTTGCACATTGGCGGGGATTGTGCGCCAACTTTCTAATTCTCCAGGAAATTCTTGCTCAATTTCTGATTCAAATTTGCCTTCCCAAAGTCCGTGACTAATTTCTCTCAAACCAGCAAATAGTTCTAAGTTTAAACTGGCATGATATTTTAAGATAATTTCCGCTGTTTCCTTGGGACGGGACATAGTGCTGCTAACTGCAAAATCAATATTTACGTCTTTGAGAAATTCTGCGGCTTTTGCGGCTTGGTTTCTACCATGATCATTGAGGGGAATATCAATTTGTCCTTGAAATTTACCTTGACGATTCCATTCCGTTTCCCCATGACGGACTAATAATAATCTTACACCTTTGTGACCAGGACGTAGAGAAGGGAAAGTTTCACCCAGATGTTGGGTTTGATTCATAGATTCTAACTGCACAGGTTCGCCTAAACCACCGGCAAAATTCAAAATACTAATACCGCAGTTAGACTGTTGTAAACAATGGTAACGACTGGGGGAAATTCCCAACGCGGTGCTAATTAAGGCACGATTGATGCCATTATGACCCACAATCAGGATAGTTTCCCCTTGGTGTTGGGGGAGAATATCTTGCCAAAATTGCTTGGCTTGGGCGTATAAAACCAGAACTGGGAAATGTTCTTTAGTTCCTGAAGGTTCATCTAAAACCATGCGAAACTCGTGGGGATGTTTTTTCCAGGTGCGGTAATCTTCAGTAAACTTTTCTTGGACTTCACTTGTAGTCATTCCTACCCATAAGGGTAAATCAACTTCTACCAACTGTTCATCAATTTGAATGACAGCAGATTGTGTAGCCAATTGACTGCGGATAATTTCCGCTGTGGATTTAGCTCGCTGGAGGGGACTACTATAAATAGCTTGAAAGGAAATACTACTGAGGGCAATACCAGCTTGACTGGCATCATTTTGACCTTTGGCGGTTAAAGATGAGGCATCAGTACGCCCTTGAATACGTTTTTCTATATTGTAGGTACTTTGACCATGACGCACGATGATCACACGGGTCATTTTTTTTGTTTCCTCTATGCAAAGCCCTAATTTTACTACAAAATGTTCCGACTGGGCGATCGCTCTCCTTGTTGATGATCTTTAAAATACAGACTTAATAATTAATACAGCCTAAATTAATAACTAAGCTGTAATTTTAAACAACATAATTCATCTATTTTAACTAGTTGAATAGGTGGAACTAGAATAGCTGTATTTGCCTCCGGTTCTAGAGCAAAAAATATTCAGAAGGAACAGGAATCAATAGGGAACAGAAAAAACTCATGTTTAGAAACATGAGATTGAAATAATGACACTATTTTTTTGTGCTACGCATCTCAAAAAACATCCTTTTTTGACTGAGATTTAAACTCTGAAACTTTAGTTTCTTATCTATTCCCTGTTCCCTATTCCCTATTCCCTGTTCCCTATTCCCTATTCCCTATTCCCTGTTCCCTCTTTTTGTAAACAATGACTGTCAATCATTACGACTTTATCATCGTTGGTACTGGTGCTGGAGGTGGAACTTTAGCCTACAAATTAGCATCCAGTGGCAAGAAAATTTTAGTTTTAGAACAAGGTAATTTTTTACCTAAAGAAAAAGCTAATTGGGATACTCAAGAAGTTTCTCGGAAAGAACGCTATCGGACTAGTGAACTATGGTATGACAAACACGGGAAAGCTATCAAACCTCTCACACATTATTATGTGGGTGGTAATACTAAATTTTATGGTGGGACTTTGTTTAGATTGCGTGAACGAGATTTTGAAAAGGTTATTCATGAAGATGGGATTTCTCCAGAATGGCCATTAAAATATCAAGATTTCGCTCCCTACTATGACGAAGCCGAAAAACTTTATGATGTACATGGTAAACGAGGTCTTGACCCTACTGAACCGCAGATTAATCAAGAATATCCTTTTTCACCATTGAGTCATGAGCCTTATATTCAAGAAGTCCATGACTCTTTAAAATATCAAGGTTTTCATCCTTTTTATCAACCACTGGCTATCAAACTCAATGAGGTAAATCGGAGTTTAAGTGCTTGTATTCGTTGTCATACTTGTGATGGTTTTCCGTGTTTAATTGATGGTAAAGCTGATGCGGATATCAATTGTGTTCGTCCAGCAATGACTTATGCAAATATCACATTAATAACTGAAGCAAAGGTAGTATGTTTACATACTAGCCCATCGGGTCGAGAAGTGACTGGAGTGGAAGTAGAAATAGGAAATCAACGGCAGATATTTTCTGGGGATATTGTGGTATTAGCTTGTGGTGCAGTTAATTCGGCATTGCTGTTACTGAAATCTGCTAATGAGCAACACCCCAATGGATTAGCTAATAGTTCTCATCTTGTGGGACGCAATTACATGACACATAATTTTGCTGTGGTCATGACTTTAAATACCAAGTTGAATAATACAATTTTTCCGAAAACTTTGGCTTTTACTGATTTTTATTGGGGAAATCAAGATTTTGCTTATCCTATGGGGAGTGTGCAATTACTGGGTGGGGCAAATAAGGATAAAATACTTGCTTATGGTCCGCCTTTGATGCCTAATTTTATAGCTGAGGCTATAGCGAATCATTCCCTATCTTGGTTAGTAATCACAGAGGATTTACCAGATTTTAATAATAGGGTTTTGAGTAGAAATGGGCAGGTTTTCCTGGAATATACTCATAATAATCAAAGGGCTTTTAATAAATTAATTCAGCAATGGATTCAGGTTTTACAATCAATTTCTGTATTTCAATCACCTGGAACTTTACATATTCCTCAAAAAATGGGTTTAAGAGAAGTGACTCATCAATGTGGTACTTGTCGTTTTGGAGAAGATCCCAATAATTCGGTTCTAGATATCAATTGTCGGACTCATGATGTTGATAATCTTTATGTTGTTGATGGGAGCTTTTTTCCTTCTAGTGCTGCGGTAAATCCTTCATTAACTATTATTGCTAATGCTTTGCGGGTGGGAGAACATTTATTGACAAGGATATAGTATTTGTGGTGGGGATGGAATATAATTAAGGGCGGGGAAACCCCTACAGGTCACGGTAAGCATTTTTTCTCAGAATCAGGATGTCCAGGATTAAAGGATGTACAGGATGAAAATAGGGATTTTATCACTAAGTAGGTGAACACAATAAAACCAAACTGTGTAAAGAAATGTAAAATCGCCTAAACCCTCTTCACTCTTGCATGAGTGCCTTTTGCCTTGCCATAACGACAATTTTCAACGCCAACCTACTTAATTACCTATTGGCGATCGCTTGCGTAGCGTAGCCATAGTCGAAGTATCAGCCTTAACTAGATAACTAGCAATTTGAGTTAATAATATTTTTGATTGTTTTAAGAATTTGAAATGTCTAGCGTATCCATAATTAGACAAGTCAACTTTTAAAAGTGTATGATAAAAAAAGTGTTGTGGTGATCTGTCGTTATGGCAAGGCAAGAGGCACTCATGCAAGAGTGAAGAGGGTTTGGGCGATTTTACTTTTCTTTACACAGATTGGTTTTATTGTGTTCACCTACTTAATCTAAAAAGATAATTCTTGAAATAACTCTATCAAAGGCAGACTAAAATTAGGAATAACATCTTCTCCATTAAGACTATCTTCCAATTGCAAAAGCTGTGATGGCTTAGGTTTGCGATAAACTAATACACATTCTTCATCTGGCAAAATTACCCATGCTAAACGAGTTCCGTTTTCAAAATACTCTACTAATTTATGATGAATTTCTTCAAAAGTATTATTAGGAGAAATAATTTCTACAGCTAAATCAGGAGCGCCATCAAAAAAACCTTTGGGTAATCGTTTTAAACCTTGTAACCTTTCCTTAGAAATAAAAGCCAGATCGGGTGATCTTTTGTTACCAGTTTTCATTTTAAAAGCAGTGCTAGAATCACAAGTTATACCGAGTTTATGATCACGCACAAAACCTGTTAAAAAATATCCAAGAGTTAGAGCTAAGTAGCCATGTTCTACACCTGAATTTGCCACTATAATTAGCTCTCCGTCCACATATTCATAAAGATTATCATTTTCCTGCAATAACATAAATTGCTCATCTGTCAAAGCCTGATGATTAGCTAAAGGTTGAATTAATTCTAAATTTGTGATTGCAGCTTGTGTCATTAGATTTAACTCCACAGATGAAACTAATATCAATAATTATACAGCCCTGGCGAATAGAATATGGCTTCGCCACGCTCCGCCAACGCGGCTATACAAACAAAGTCCGCCTGCGCGGATTAAGATTAAATTAAGGTCTTTAACCTGCGAAGGCAGGTTTTGTTTGTGTAGATGCGGTTTCTAACCGCCGATTTCACTATTTATGCACTAATTCTATTGTACTCGTTGATATACTCCTTAACAATTAAACTATTGATATATTTAGAAATTTCTGCATTAATATCAATTTTCTGCTGATTCGTGACATACTGTGTTAAATTGGTCAATGAGTAATCTTATCATCTGTTGACTAAAATAACTCTCATTATAAGATGAGAAGGTTTTAAGATTTAGCTGGAAATACTGTGATAATTAGTCCAAACTCTCATAATTATACCAAAAACAAATCAATTAGCACAGTGCGATGGCGTACCCTACGGGATCTTGCTACGCGGAGCGTCCCGGAGGGAACTAGCACTGCTGCAAGCAGATCGCCTACAATAGTTCTGTAGACAATCGCTTGCATAACTTAGAACTCAAAACAGGCTGAATTTATTTAATATTTTCCTGTAAATACTCGTTCGGCTGGTCCTGTCATGTAAATCCGGTTGTCAAGTTCTGACCACTCGATTTCTAGGGGGCCGCCGGGTAATTCTATGGTAGC
The DNA window shown above is from Anabaena sp. WA102 and carries:
- a CDS encoding histidine phosphatase family protein encodes the protein MTRVIIVRHGQSTYNIEKRIQGRTDASSLTAKGQNDASQAGIALSSISFQAIYSSPLQRAKSTAEIIRSQLATQSAVIQIDEQLVEVDLPLWVGMTTSEVQEKFTEDYRTWKKHPHEFRMVLDEPSGTKEHFPVLVLYAQAKQFWQDILPQHQGETILIVGHNGINRALISTALGISPSRYHCLQQSNCGISILNFAGGLGEPVQLESMNQTQHLGETFPSLRPGHKGVRLLLVRHGETEWNRQGKFQGQIDIPLNDHGRNQAAKAAEFLKDVNIDFAVSSTMSRPKETAEIILKYHASLNLELFAGLREISHGLWEGKFESEIEQEFPGELESWRTIPANVQMPQGENLTQVKERSVADWNTIVENAQSQQLQLGLVVAHDATNKTLLCHILGLSNENFWNFRQGNGAVSVIDYPHGIQGYPVLQAMNITGHLSNGVLDKTAAGAL
- a CDS encoding GMC oxidoreductase, which encodes MTVNHYDFIIVGTGAGGGTLAYKLASSGKKILVLEQGNFLPKEKANWDTQEVSRKERYRTSELWYDKHGKAIKPLTHYYVGGNTKFYGGTLFRLRERDFEKVIHEDGISPEWPLKYQDFAPYYDEAEKLYDVHGKRGLDPTEPQINQEYPFSPLSHEPYIQEVHDSLKYQGFHPFYQPLAIKLNEVNRSLSACIRCHTCDGFPCLIDGKADADINCVRPAMTYANITLITEAKVVCLHTSPSGREVTGVEVEIGNQRQIFSGDIVVLACGAVNSALLLLKSANEQHPNGLANSSHLVGRNYMTHNFAVVMTLNTKLNNTIFPKTLAFTDFYWGNQDFAYPMGSVQLLGGANKDKILAYGPPLMPNFIAEAIANHSLSWLVITEDLPDFNNRVLSRNGQVFLEYTHNNQRAFNKLIQQWIQVLQSISVFQSPGTLHIPQKMGLREVTHQCGTCRFGEDPNNSVLDINCRTHDVDNLYVVDGSFFPSSAAVNPSLTIIANALRVGEHLLTRI
- a CDS encoding Uma2 family endonuclease produces the protein MTQAAITNLELIQPLANHQALTDEQFMLLQENDNLYEYVDGELIIVANSGVEHGYLALTLGYFLTGFVRDHKLGITCDSSTAFKMKTGNKRSPDLAFISKERLQGLKRLPKGFFDGAPDLAVEIISPNNTFEEIHHKLVEYFENGTRLAWVILPDEECVLVYRKPKPSQLLQLEDSLNGEDVIPNFSLPLIELFQELSF